The following DNA comes from Osmerus eperlanus chromosome 5, fOsmEpe2.1, whole genome shotgun sequence.
aagtacagggacattcccaccgaggaaagtagggtgaagtgccttgcccaaggacacaacatcatttgacagagccggggatcgaaccagcaaccttctgattactagcccgattccctcaccgctcagccacctgactcctagatTTATTAAATCTATTACATCACATACTTGCCTCCACTGGCTGTGTGTCTCCCAATACGAACATATGGAGCATGTTGATGTCAGGGTCCTTACGGATCACATTGGGCTTGGCATGATGCTGGAAGTGACGATGGTTCCACCAGCAGGCAGAAGCTCCCTTTGAACACAATTGTTTTGTTCACTAGATTTTCTCTGCTAGAGGACGCAATACTAATGGGTAATggtgaataaaaaaaaacatttatgcaTGACATAAATTAGAAGAAATGTGTCATTGTTCACTACCTTTATGTGACCAATGGTAAATTTTTGAAGTAAATGATTCCATCTGGACTTCttgaagacagacaggtggccAAAATCATGCTGCAACCATCCAGCTTGGGACTGAAAATAATCAATTAACAGCATGGCTTGTGGTTATAGTACTGACTTACTATAATAGAGACATTTTACCTGGGACGTGGCCAGAATGACACAGCAAAGCAGTGTTGAAGTCCAGTTGGTTTCGCAGGTCCACAGAAGCAGCAAAGCCAGGACTTCCAGTAGCAATATGTGCCCCAGgtggagacagaaaaaaagaggcTTGGCTTGAAACAGCCCCTCTTTCTCTGCATGGTCACGCAAGTTACGGAAGTCCTGAACAATAGTTGCCTGCATagaataaaagaaagaaaacaagtgTTTGAGTGAGGATCGAGGAAACAAGATTGGGGTTAAGAAGTgggtaaggagggagaggaacagatgacagaaagaaagaattaAAGATATAAATCATGGGCAATTTCACATGTTTAATACAGTACAGAATCTACAGTATTTCATTGCAGGGACTCACACTCTTGTCGTGATCATGACAGGGTTCAGATGCTGACAGCTCACCAACCAACAAGGGCTTCAGAAATTTTCTCACAAAGGTTGAATCAGGATGAAAAGCCGTGAATGCTTCCTAGAGAACAGGGATATATATTAAAACACAGGTTAATCCTGTTTAAAATACTATGGCTTTGAAATGAGTCTAAACAGATTTGCAGACTAAAAAGACTGATCTTTACAAAGAGTGCAACCAGGACAAGAGTTTTATGGAAGATTTGTTTTCTAACCTTGTATGCCAACAACTATGTCAGGTCACAACATAAAGCAGgaaaacattgcaaatatcaaGAAGCATATTTACTGTGGCATCCTGTCCTGCATAGTGACTGATGACCCTTATTCCGCCGGGATGCCTCTTGGTCCAGTTGGTGATGTTGTACACTTTCCTGTCAATGACGAGCCACTGATCATTCTTGTTCGTATGCCTCTGTATCTCCTCCCAGGTGAAGACATTACCACCTCCTTGCTTGTCATTGTTTGTGGAGTCTGGGTCTTTCAAATGTTTCCCGAGACCCATCCTTACTCGTACTGGATCAGGTCTGAGGTAACGTACCAGTCCTCAGCAGGTCAGTCAAGATATTTCAGATGCAGCTGCACGTCTCACCTATATCAGACTGCACGATCACCTATATCAGATGAAATGGCGTGATCTGATGTATCCATCAATTAATGAGACGCGACATTTTGATGGGATATTTTTTAACTCAATACTTTCTTCTTTTAAAAAGATAGTAAAAATAGTAAAATAGAGCCTAATGAAAAATAATCTTCAAGCTATCCGTTACAATCAAGACTCCATTCGTGttctaaaagaaaaaaagccaATATTGTACCATTTCAACAAATACAAATGCTGTAATTTGGGCTATACATGCAGAACAATATTAGCACCTCTCACAACGCCGTTGACTCTAAagtacacacaaatatacaagaAATATTCAAAAAGATTTGCCTCGCTATTCTATGAGAACGGTCTCTCACTAACATTTCTGCATAGTGTCTCATAGCGTGAACAGTGCACAGACAGTTCATCCAAATTCCAAGCGGATCATTCGAGGGTCCCTGGTCCAATCCGCGTATTTCCAACACTGCTGGCATTTGCAATTGGCTTATAAAAAACATCCGAATTTGTACAGTTGATGCACACGAGCACGCGGATGGGCTGTTCTAAAACTTTAGCCAGCTATTGCATATGATATGGCAATCCGTTTTCATCTTTAATCCTCAACGTGTTGCCTACTTGTTTTTGATACTAGTTCCTATTTTTTGTTACAACTCTTAGAATAGTAACTTGTATCTAATTCGGTTGTACTAGTAAGACATTTGAATTAGATACTAATAAGCCTACCTATTTTTGTTGCAATAACTATAGGCCTATATTCCAatagtgagtgggtgagtgagtgagtgagtgagagagagagagagagagagagagagagagagagagagagagagagagagagagagagtgagtgagagagtgaagagCAGTGGGGTATGGCAGgcaacaggcaggcagaccaaCACATAGACAGGTGCATTGGCAAGTAGGCTGGACAGGTGTGGTCCTGGACAAAAGGAAAACATATTTAATGTGAACTTGTAGCGATACTAGCAATAACTCTAGTGGACGTCTGTATGCACCAGTCATCCATAACATCATGACCACTGACAGGTAAAGTAAATAACAATGATTATCTCATTATCATGGCACCTGTCCGTCATTGAAATATATTAGGCATGTTTTGGCGATAGTGGAGGTGATGTACCGTAGCACTGGTGTGGGGTGACTTATCTATTAACCCTGTAAACCCACAGTAGCAAAATTACAACAGTTTCTTTCAGCAGTCCTTAACATGTTGTCTTGTACATTTTTTTTAAGATCACTTTTACATAGTCAATGGGTCCTATTGTTTTTCCTCACAGTGCCTTTGGATGATGTACTTGTATCTCAGGCCATCTGGTAATGAACTTACACAACTTGCAAACTTTCCTTCAAGCTCATCTCTTTGTTTTATTGGACTGGATTTGTCCAAATTTAAGTTAGTAAAATGCCTTTGATGATTATTACAATGTCTAGGACATGTGGATATAGTTATTGTGAAATACTTTATtattacataaaaaaaatacttgtgaAATACTTTATTATTACATCAAATAgcaagaattcttagtccatagaagatatttagacgatacagctatgatgacattttctgaacaatttgctctatatgagccgactaaccatgattgctctctgaatgaaatggtagagaacctcaatgatgcactattatctgtgttagactctgttgcaccactgaaaaccaaaaagaagtgcacaagcagaacctccccatggctgagaaataaaaatgttagtgaaacgaaaagaaaatgccgtgcagcagagagaaaatggaggaaaacaaagatcactatccactacaatatctacaaagatacactaaccacctataacaaaaccatccgtctagcaaggagagaatatttctccaacattattacagaaaatgccagaaattccagagttcttttctccaccattgaccagctgctaaacactgtccctgccccacctccatcctcagcagttaaatgtgaagagcttgctttgttcttcaagaacaaaataactttgatcagagcgagtattattaatagtggggtcgaaactgacatcagtagattctgcaacataaccatgagcacatttacctgtatcacacttagtgaactttccaaaattgtcagcgaatctaactccacaacctcagatattgatcctatacccacaacattctttaagcgagtgtttgatagtgtctcaggtccggtgctagagattataaacacatcccttagaactggcgtcttcccagatgccttcaaaacagctgttgtaaagcccctattaaagaaacccaaattggataacagtctacttgcaaattacagaccaatatcaaaccttccatttattagtaaagtactggaaaagatagttttagtccaattaaattcttttcttgaagaaaataacatcctagaagtctcgcagtcaggtttcaggaaatatcacagtactgaaactgctctcaccaaaataattagcgacctcagactaaactctgatgcaaataaagtctctatccttatcctgttagatctcagtgcagcatttgatacaattgatcacgacatcctaatcaatagactggaaaagcttattgggttcacggatagtgtattgaactggctgaaatcatatatcacaggaaggaagttttatgttagtttaggtgaccataggtccaagaaacatgagaactgctatggggttgctcaaggaagctgcttaggtccattacttttttctctttatatgttaccactcggcgacataatcagagaacataacatagatttccatagctatgcggatgacacacaactatatatatccactgaacccaacgatgcaacggccatcaattccattaccaactgcctgttggcaataaacaaatggatgaatgataactttcttaaattaaatgaagacaaaaccgaagtcctactatgtggccccaaatccaaaagagagatgcttattaagaatcttggaggcttaaccccctgtcttaaaccagaggtgacgagtctcggtgtaatcctggactcagatttgaatttcaactctcacattaataaagtgaccaaaacagctttctttcacctgaggaatatagcaaaggtacgaccattcataaaccaaaatgatgcagagaagttaattcatgattttatatccagccggctggactactgtaacgcacttttcactggtcttcccaagaaaaccactgaaagactacagctcattcaaaattctgcagctagattattaaccaaaactaaaaggagagaacacattagttctgtcctagctactttacactggctccctgttaccttcagaattgactttaaggtccttttcctcacatacatagctctacacggacaaggacctagctacattgctaactcctttataaactacacaccagctagaacactgcgatcatcaaatgcaggcctattagaggtcaccagaagcagtcataagaagattggtgattcggcctttgtcaattacgccccaaaactatggaacaaattacccataaatattagggaagcaaacactctagacatttttaaaagacagcttaaaaccaaCCTTTTTacagaagcatttaagtaattttatctcaaaagggttttcctactttttaaagttgttttctctcttgaacagagatcttattgggatttttatttttgtttgaattgtttatcacttgtattattgtttttattgattttatgtaaagcaccttgagctacaattcttgtatgaaatgtgctatataaataaagtcttacttacttacattaTGTGCAGCAGTATTTGAAACTGTAttttatgattattattatatatctGTATACAGTTAACTTATCCTAAGCTTTTTTCTGGACTTTGTTTGTTTGCTCAAATAGCTACGTGTTGCAGAAACAGGTTTTAAATGTTCGAGAATGTTTTGCGGGATACTTGTTGCATTGTCCAGGGACAAGACATGCGAATGTTCCTGaatgtcaaatcaaataaatCAAATCATATTATTGTCACTCAACCATATGCACAAGTGCAACAGTGGGTGAAAGTATTGGGTGCAGTTCCAGGTGACATGACAGTATAACAATGATGCAAAAATTGTTATTTACACATCTGTTACACAACACAATGTACAATATACAGTGTATACAATGCACAgaatacaataaaatacactacacatctcctccacacacaccccccataaACAGTGGAGATAATTATAAAGTGCCATGGTGACATTCAGCTGTAGGCTCATAGTCAGTTGCcactatgttgtgtgtgtgtgtgtgtgggtgtgtgtgtgtgtgtgtgtgtgtgtgtgtgtgtgtgtgtgtgtgtgtgcgtgtgtgtgcgtgtgtgtgtgatccacagacaatggagagaggggtgtgtctgtctggtggatgACAACGGATTTGAACACTGATATTCACCCtggacacaccccctcacatggTCCACCAACCAATCAGTGGCTTCCTGTCCTCTTTAACTAGAACTAGTTGCAGTTTTTGCTGGTAATGAAA
Coding sequences within:
- the fads2 gene encoding acyl-CoA 6-desaturase isoform X2, producing the protein MGLGKHLKDPDSTNNDKQGGGNVFTWEEIQRHTNKNDQWLVIDRKVYNITNWTKRHPGGIRVISHYAGQDATEAFTAFHPDSTFVRKFLKPLLVGELSASEPCHDHDKSATIVQDFRNLRDHAEKEGLFQAKPLFFCLHLGHILLLEVLALLLLWTCETNWTSTLLCCVILATSQSQAGWLQHDFGHLSVFKKSRWNHLLQKFTIGHIKGASACWWNHRHFQHHAKPNVIRKDPDINMLHMFVLGDTQPVEYGIKKLKYLPYNHQHKYFFFVFFHIQNLKTMFSHRLWEDVAWWITFQIRYFLCYVPFFGFLGSVLLLSGVRFLESHWFVWVTQMSHISKDIEYDNHQDWLTMQLNSTCNIEQSAFNDWFSGHLNFQVEHHLFPTMPRHNFHRIAPMVRALCKKHGLSYEVKTLGQGFADVVRSLKKSGNLWLDAYLHK
- the fads2 gene encoding acyl-CoA 6-desaturase isoform X1, which translates into the protein MGLGKHLKDPDSTNNDKQGGGNVFTWEEIQRHTNKNDQWLVIDRKVYNITNWTKRHPGGIRVISHYAGQDATEAFTAFHPDSTFVRKFLKPLLVGELSASEPCHDHDKSATIVQDFRNLRDHAEKEGLFQAKPLFFCLHLGHILLLEVLALLLLWTCETNWTSTLLCCVILATSQSQAGWLQHDFGHLSVFKKSRWNHLLQKFTIGHIKGASACWWNHRHFQHHAKPNVIRKDPDINMLHMFVLGDTQPVEYGIKKLKYLPYNHQHKYFFFVGPPLLIPVFFHIQNLKTMFSHRLWEDVAWWITFQIRYFLCYVPFFGFLGSVLLLSGVRFLESHWFVWVTQMSHISKDIEYDNHQDWLTMQLNSTCNIEQSAFNDWFSGHLNFQVEHHLFPTMPRHNFHRIAPMVRALCKKHGLSYEVKTLGQGFADVVRSLKKSGNLWLDAYLHK